One genomic region from Spirulina subsalsa PCC 9445 encodes:
- a CDS encoding response regulator, with product MKILVVEDDPVTGDFLTRLLTQHHYVIDRAIDGRSGLDLASSADYDLILLDWLIPHLDGLTLCRRLRSSGYQKPILLLTSKTSHQDVVAGFEAGADDYVTKPYTPSELLARIRALLRRAAHPLNPKILRWGELCCNPATAEVTYQNQLISLTHKEYNVLQLFLENPQRVYSRSAIIDRLWSMDHCPTESAVTTLIKEVRRKLRVAGLPIDPIDTLYGLGYRLKPQEAAPPIPNLSTLKTDKLARLVTVLKQYQDSFHEQVQLLDKAAEALKDNTLTPELHEQAKINAHKLAGSLGTFGYPMGSEIARKLEELLGRETPYTALESVYFSNQVTQLKHILCCPPRLDDETGQLPTPLVLVVDDDLNLTSQLMREATQWGVRIETVQTIEEARQWLKQRLPDVILLDLVFSETEQNGLQFLDELTHRLPQIPVLMFTVRGGLGDRITASRLGAKGFLHKPIALPQIVQTITPLLLPPTSTDAKVMIMDDDPLTLKTLRSLLEPWGLEITTIKHPDQFWEALTQTAPDLLILNLEMTVVQSLELCRVVRQDAEWGDLPIIGITDRSQAQAIQEVFAAGVDDFIGKPVVGPELVTRVLIRIERIQLQHQLKTLQHQEKQKLQYQARIDGLTQIANRRHFEEYLQQVWLQHHREKESCSLLLGDLDYFKLYNDTYGHLAGDRCLQTVAHLLNSSLKRPGDLLARYGGEEFAIILPKTNLTGAVRVAQRIRDKLKKADIPHIKSPVCDAAGIPYGRVTMSLGVSSGIPQGNQSLDQWLHIVDQALYEAKAQGRDRFVCLPW from the coding sequence ATGAAAATTTTAGTTGTTGAAGATGATCCAGTCACAGGGGACTTTTTGACACGATTATTAACTCAACACCATTATGTAATAGACCGAGCAATAGATGGTCGTAGCGGCTTGGATTTAGCCAGCAGTGCAGACTACGACCTCATTCTGTTGGATTGGTTAATCCCCCATCTTGATGGCCTAACCCTCTGCCGTCGTTTGCGTTCGAGTGGCTACCAAAAGCCCATCTTACTGTTAACATCTAAAACCTCCCATCAGGATGTCGTCGCCGGATTTGAGGCTGGGGCGGATGATTATGTCACCAAACCCTACACCCCCTCAGAACTCCTCGCCCGTATTCGCGCCTTACTCCGACGGGCAGCCCATCCCCTGAACCCCAAAATCCTGCGCTGGGGAGAGCTTTGTTGTAATCCCGCCACCGCAGAAGTCACCTATCAGAATCAACTAATCTCCTTAACCCATAAGGAATATAACGTCTTACAACTTTTCTTAGAAAATCCTCAACGGGTCTATAGTCGGAGTGCCATTATTGATCGGCTGTGGTCAATGGATCATTGTCCGACAGAAAGCGCCGTGACAACACTAATCAAAGAAGTACGCCGTAAATTGCGGGTGGCCGGGCTACCCATTGATCCCATTGACACCTTATATGGTCTGGGCTACCGTTTAAAGCCCCAAGAAGCCGCCCCCCCTATCCCCAATTTATCCACCCTCAAAACCGACAAATTAGCCCGCTTGGTGACGGTTTTAAAGCAGTATCAGGACAGTTTTCATGAGCAGGTACAGCTTTTAGACAAAGCGGCAGAAGCCCTGAAGGACAACACCCTGACTCCAGAATTGCACGAACAGGCCAAAATCAACGCCCACAAACTAGCCGGAAGTCTGGGTACCTTTGGCTATCCGATGGGGTCAGAAATAGCCCGAAAATTAGAGGAACTTCTCGGCCGAGAAACTCCCTATACAGCGCTCGAATCGGTTTATTTTAGTAATCAAGTTACTCAGTTAAAACATATTCTCTGCTGTCCTCCTCGTCTTGATGACGAAACCGGACAATTGCCCACCCCCTTAGTTTTAGTGGTTGATGATGACCTGAACTTAACCAGTCAGTTAATGCGAGAAGCGACCCAGTGGGGGGTGAGAATTGAGACTGTCCAGACCATTGAAGAAGCGCGACAGTGGTTAAAACAACGATTACCCGATGTCATCTTGCTAGATTTAGTCTTTTCCGAAACCGAACAAAATGGCTTGCAATTTTTGGATGAATTAACCCATCGCCTGCCCCAGATTCCGGTGTTAATGTTTACAGTGCGAGGGGGATTAGGCGATCGCATCACCGCCTCCCGTTTAGGCGCGAAAGGCTTTCTCCATAAGCCCATTGCCCTCCCCCAAATCGTCCAAACCATCACCCCCCTCCTTCTCCCCCCCACCAGCACCGATGCTAAAGTGATGATCATGGATGATGATCCCCTCACCCTCAAAACCCTCCGCAGTTTATTGGAACCGTGGGGACTCGAAATTACCACCATTAAGCACCCCGATCAATTTTGGGAAGCCCTCACCCAAACTGCCCCCGATTTATTGATTCTCAACCTAGAAATGACCGTTGTCCAGAGTCTCGAACTCTGCCGCGTTGTGCGTCAAGATGCCGAATGGGGCGATTTACCTATTATCGGCATTACAGATCGTTCACAAGCCCAAGCCATTCAAGAAGTTTTCGCGGCTGGCGTAGATGATTTTATTGGGAAGCCCGTAGTCGGCCCCGAATTAGTGACTCGTGTTCTCATTCGCATTGAACGGATTCAACTCCAGCACCAACTGAAAACCCTACAACATCAAGAAAAACAAAAATTACAATATCAAGCCCGCATTGACGGGTTAACCCAAATCGCCAATCGTCGTCACTTTGAGGAATATTTACAACAAGTTTGGTTACAACATCACCGAGAAAAAGAATCTTGTAGCTTGCTATTAGGGGATCTAGACTACTTCAAACTCTACAACGACACCTACGGTCATTTAGCCGGAGATCGTTGTTTACAAACCGTTGCCCATCTTCTCAATAGCTCCCTAAAGCGCCCCGGTGATTTATTAGCCCGTTACGGAGGAGAAGAATTTGCAATTATATTACCAAAAACCAATTTAACCGGGGCCGTTCGTGTCGCTCAACGCATCCGAGACAAACTCAAAAAAGCCGATATTCCCCATATCAAATCCCCCGTTTGTGATGCCGCCGGAATTCCCTATGGACGGGTAACAATGAGTCTAGGAGTCAGCAGTGGAATCCCTCAAGGAAATCAGTCTTTAGATCAATGGCTGCACATTGTCGATCAGGCCTTATATGAAGCCAAGGCACAAGGAAGAGATCGGTTTGTCTGTCTGCCCTGGTGA
- a CDS encoding FHA domain-containing protein has protein sequence MITLTLLHPSQSTPVQSWLFDSESVVRLGRGNQNDVVLYSAVVSRRHAELQNFESKWELINFGANGTYIDGKSITQARVVDGMIIRLGESGPKLLIRLGANDPAKLGKVVNRRSPSASTPDPSVERNTLLNLRNTPVENHPDIPTNLE, from the coding sequence GTGATTACCCTAACTTTACTGCATCCGAGCCAATCTACCCCCGTGCAAAGTTGGCTATTTGATTCTGAAAGCGTCGTCCGTTTAGGACGAGGCAACCAGAATGACGTTGTTTTATATAGTGCAGTAGTTTCCCGTCGTCACGCTGAATTACAAAATTTTGAGTCGAAGTGGGAATTGATTAACTTTGGGGCCAACGGAACCTATATCGACGGAAAATCAATTACCCAAGCTAGGGTAGTGGATGGCATGATTATCCGCTTAGGAGAGTCCGGGCCCAAGCTGCTCATCCGTTTAGGGGCAAATGATCCCGCGAAGTTAGGAAAGGTGGTCAATCGGCGATCGCCTTCTGCCTCAACTCCAGATCCCTCTGTGGAACGAAATACCCTCCTAAATTTAAGAAATACCCCCGTTGAAAATCACCCCGACATTCCCACCAACTTAGAGTGA
- a CDS encoding BlaI/MecI/CopY family transcriptional regulator, whose protein sequence is MTPLPDHRPQKLSLGPLEKEILHWVWQLGSATVKDIHERILADPDRELAYTSVTTVLQRLEKKGWLTSRKRGRAFSWSPRMSQEEAEVLFAYEQFNRFLAVSNPDIVAAFADSLDSASLEQIQAIAHRLQAVRQAREEKES, encoded by the coding sequence ATGACTCCTCTGCCTGATCATCGTCCCCAAAAACTCTCCCTAGGCCCGTTGGAAAAGGAAATCTTACACTGGGTCTGGCAATTGGGGTCTGCTACGGTGAAAGATATTCATGAACGGATTTTGGCGGATCCAGACCGAGAACTGGCCTATACTTCTGTGACTACGGTTTTACAACGTTTGGAGAAAAAGGGCTGGTTAACCTCTCGGAAACGAGGACGGGCGTTTTCTTGGTCGCCTCGTATGAGTCAGGAGGAGGCGGAAGTCCTGTTTGCTTATGAACAATTTAATCGTTTTCTGGCGGTGAGTAACCCGGATATTGTGGCGGCTTTTGCCGATAGTCTCGATAGTGCGAGTCTGGAGCAAATTCAGGCGATCGCCCATCGTTTACAAGCGGTTCGTCAAGCCCGGGAGGAGAAGGAGTCCTAA
- a CDS encoding PAS domain S-box protein has protein sequence MSNIPDETAQALRTSENRLRLVTNALPVCISYIDRELRYQFANQTYQKWFGRSTDEIINQYLWDVIGQVAYENIKSKVDQVLQGQTVEYETEMVYSPNHIRYVAATLVPDLGEDGQVLGYYALIEDRSNQRKTEAELKDLAQRMLTVIETVGEGITLSNLGGEFMILNSKLEQITGYSREEVRSFQDFLIYLYPNLQERQRVAQEIQDVLRVGVRENIETQIVTKSGKRKTLLVSTSRLEINNEPWLLSAYRDITERQVIELQLRDSEARLQTIVNNTFDGILIVDSQGIVRFANPAVTRLFNKSIEQIMGSELGRPIVVGGSAEIELHSRGQEVKYAEMTVAEAQWEGENVYIVSLRDISERKQAERALRESEERFRRAFRDSAIGMALVTIEGEFLRVNRSLCEILGYSEAEFSHLTLKGITHPEDWSMSECYQQQIIRGEIRYYQQEKRYFNRHGQAVWVLVSASLVRDSEGQPLYLIAQVQDISEQRAIDQMKHEFISVVSHELRTPLTAIEGALGLLATGIYNNKPEKAQRMLEIARTDCDRLVRLVNDILSLERLDSGQFQLEMASCSVAHLMKQSVEVMQAIASTVPITLTTQPLEAQVWAEADSILQTLTNLLNNAIKFSPPHTTVTVSAQDYGASICFCVQDQGRGIPPDKLHSIFRRFQQVDVSDARQKGGTGLGLAICQKIIEQHGGRIWAESQLGQGTCFYFTLPKA, from the coding sequence ATGTCCAATATACCAGATGAAACCGCCCAAGCCCTTCGCACGAGTGAAAACAGACTCCGTTTAGTCACCAATGCCTTACCCGTTTGTATTTCCTATATCGATCGAGAATTGCGCTATCAATTTGCGAATCAAACCTATCAAAAATGGTTCGGACGCTCCACTGATGAAATTATCAATCAATACCTCTGGGATGTTATTGGTCAAGTTGCCTATGAAAACATAAAATCTAAGGTTGATCAAGTCTTACAAGGGCAAACGGTAGAATATGAAACAGAAATGGTTTATAGCCCTAATCATATTCGTTATGTTGCCGCTACCCTCGTCCCTGACCTAGGAGAAGATGGTCAGGTCTTGGGGTATTATGCCCTAATTGAAGACCGCTCCAATCAACGCAAAACAGAAGCCGAATTAAAAGACTTAGCGCAACGAATGTTAACGGTGATTGAAACGGTGGGGGAAGGGATTACCCTGAGCAATTTAGGGGGAGAATTTATGATTCTCAACTCTAAATTAGAACAAATTACAGGCTACAGTCGGGAAGAAGTGAGAAGTTTTCAAGACTTCTTGATTTATCTTTATCCGAATCTACAAGAACGACAACGAGTTGCCCAAGAAATTCAAGATGTTTTACGGGTTGGAGTGCGAGAAAATATCGAAACCCAAATTGTTACTAAATCTGGTAAGCGCAAAACTTTATTAGTCTCTACTTCTCGCCTAGAAATCAATAACGAGCCTTGGCTATTGAGTGCCTATCGAGACATTACAGAACGTCAAGTGATTGAATTACAACTACGGGATAGTGAAGCACGATTACAGACCATTGTCAATAACACTTTTGATGGAATTTTAATCGTAGATAGTCAAGGAATTGTACGCTTTGCTAATCCGGCCGTTACCCGTTTATTTAATAAATCCATTGAGCAAATTATGGGGAGTGAATTGGGTCGTCCTATTGTAGTAGGAGGTTCAGCAGAAATTGAGCTACATTCTCGGGGTCAAGAAGTCAAATATGCAGAAATGACGGTGGCTGAGGCGCAATGGGAAGGGGAGAATGTTTACATTGTTTCCTTACGAGATATTAGTGAGCGAAAACAGGCTGAACGAGCTTTACGCGAGAGTGAGGAACGGTTTCGTCGGGCTTTTCGCGACTCTGCTATTGGTATGGCATTAGTGACAATTGAGGGGGAATTTTTGCGGGTCAATCGTTCTTTATGTGAAATTTTAGGCTATAGTGAAGCGGAGTTTAGCCACTTAACCTTAAAAGGGATTACTCACCCAGAAGATTGGTCAATGAGTGAGTGTTATCAACAGCAAATTATCCGGGGAGAAATTCGCTACTATCAACAAGAAAAGCGGTATTTTAATCGGCACGGTCAAGCGGTTTGGGTGTTGGTTTCTGCGTCTTTGGTGCGAGATAGTGAGGGACAGCCTTTATATTTGATTGCCCAAGTGCAAGATATTAGTGAACAACGGGCAATTGACCAGATGAAACATGAATTTATTTCTGTGGTCAGTCATGAGTTACGCACGCCTTTGACGGCCATTGAGGGGGCTTTAGGGTTATTAGCAACGGGGATTTATAACAATAAACCGGAGAAAGCCCAACGAATGTTAGAAATTGCCCGGACAGATTGCGATCGCCTTGTCCGCTTGGTCAATGATATCCTGAGCTTGGAACGCTTGGACTCGGGACAGTTTCAGTTAGAGATGGCCTCCTGTTCCGTGGCCCACTTAATGAAACAGTCCGTCGAGGTGATGCAGGCGATCGCCAGTACAGTTCCCATTACCCTGACCACCCAACCCCTAGAGGCTCAAGTTTGGGCTGAGGCTGACTCCATTTTACAAACCCTAACCAACCTCTTGAACAATGCCATCAAATTTTCCCCACCCCATACCACCGTTACTGTCTCAGCCCAAGATTATGGGGCCAGCATCTGTTTTTGTGTCCAAGATCAAGGGCGTGGCATCCCCCCCGATAAACTACACAGCATTTTCCGCCGTTTCCAACAAGTGGATGTGTCCGATGCCCGTCAAAAAGGAGGCACAGGATTAGGACTTGCCATCTGTCAGAAAATTATTGAACAACACGGAGGACGAATTTGGGCAGAAAGTCAACTAGGACAAGGAACTTGTTTTTATTTCACCCTGCCTAAAGCTTAG
- a CDS encoding M56 family metallopeptidase has product MHLLLSLFVLAVAVSIRYSWTPCPDSGSKAGWSRRWVGAMIVFTLPPLLLVMTAIAVLCMGPQGKMMGMPTDPLSYGAVLGFLLIAFSIPLKQALAGGKSLETIQSYPRVKLAPPAPRAYLLDSEGLFCAQVGFWQPQLVVSQGLLKTLDAEHLNAVLRHEQAHIYYRDTFWFFWLGCLRHLTPWLPSTQALWEELLLLRELRADRWATQSVDGLLLAESLLMVVSAPLLTPASISATIQRPILRDRLQERIEALLHEPQPPYHLPWWAWSWLIAAFLPLLVIPFHC; this is encoded by the coding sequence ATGCACTTACTCTTGAGTTTATTCGTCCTCGCTGTTGCTGTTTCCATTCGTTACAGTTGGACCCCCTGCCCAGATTCTGGGTCTAAAGCGGGTTGGTCTAGGCGCTGGGTGGGGGCGATGATTGTTTTTACCCTGCCCCCCTTGTTGTTGGTGATGACGGCGATCGCAGTTCTTTGTATGGGACCCCAAGGGAAAATGATGGGAATGCCCACAGATCCCCTCAGTTATGGTGCGGTTCTCGGTTTCCTCCTGATTGCCTTCTCTATCCCCCTAAAACAAGCCCTAGCAGGGGGCAAATCCCTAGAAACCATCCAATCCTACCCTCGGGTTAAACTCGCCCCTCCTGCCCCTCGGGCTTATCTTTTAGACAGTGAGGGCTTATTTTGCGCTCAGGTGGGATTTTGGCAACCGCAATTAGTCGTAAGTCAAGGTTTATTAAAAACTTTAGATGCAGAACACCTTAACGCCGTGTTACGCCACGAACAAGCCCATATTTACTATCGGGATACCTTTTGGTTTTTCTGGTTAGGCTGTTTACGCCATCTCACCCCTTGGCTGCCCAGTACTCAAGCCCTCTGGGAGGAATTGCTTTTATTACGGGAATTACGCGCTGATCGTTGGGCGACTCAATCGGTAGATGGTTTATTATTAGCTGAGTCGCTGTTAATGGTGGTTAGTGCGCCCCTCCTGACTCCCGCCAGTATTAGCGCAACGATTCAACGGCCGATTTTGCGCGATCGCCTACAAGAACGGATTGAAGCCCTACTCCACGAACCCCAACCCCCCTATCATCTCCCTTGGTGGGCGTGGAGTTGGTTAATTGCCGCTTTTTTGCCACTTTTAGTCATTCCCTTCCATTGTTAA
- the bchL gene encoding ferredoxin:protochlorophyllide reductase (ATP-dependent) iron-sulfur ATP-binding protein: MKLSVYGKGGIGKSTTSCNISVALAKRGKKVLQIGCDPKHDSTFTLTGFLIPTIIDTLQEKDFHYEDIWPEDVIYKGYAGVDCVEAGGPPAGAGCGGYVVGETVKLLKELNAFDEYDVILFDVLGDVVCGGFAAPLNYSDYCMIVTDNGFDALFAANRIAASVREKARTHPLRLAGLIGNRTSKRDLIEKYIEAVPMPVLEVLPLIEDIRVSRVKGKTLFEMAEQDPSLNYVCDFYLNIADQVLALPEGVVPSEAQDRELFTLLSDYYLNPPKAASVTVEDELDLMMV; this comes from the coding sequence GTGAAACTCTCAGTTTATGGAAAAGGTGGCATCGGTAAATCAACCACAAGCTGCAACATCTCCGTTGCCCTAGCCAAACGGGGGAAAAAAGTCTTACAGATTGGTTGTGATCCCAAACATGACAGCACCTTCACCCTTACAGGGTTTCTCATTCCCACCATCATTGACACCCTACAAGAAAAAGACTTTCACTATGAGGATATTTGGCCCGAAGATGTAATTTATAAAGGCTATGCGGGAGTGGATTGTGTCGAAGCAGGAGGCCCCCCGGCAGGTGCAGGATGTGGCGGTTATGTAGTAGGAGAAACCGTTAAACTGCTCAAAGAATTAAACGCTTTTGATGAATATGATGTTATTTTATTTGATGTTTTAGGGGACGTAGTATGTGGCGGATTTGCTGCTCCTCTGAACTATTCCGACTACTGCATGATTGTCACCGATAACGGGTTTGATGCCCTCTTTGCTGCCAATCGCATCGCCGCTTCTGTACGAGAAAAAGCCCGCACCCATCCCCTCCGTTTAGCGGGATTAATTGGTAATCGTACCTCTAAACGGGATTTAATTGAAAAGTACATTGAAGCGGTGCCGATGCCTGTTTTGGAAGTGCTGCCTTTAATTGAAGATATTCGTGTTTCTCGGGTGAAAGGGAAAACCCTCTTTGAGATGGCGGAACAAGATCCCTCGCTCAATTATGTCTGTGATTTTTACCTCAATATTGCTGATCAAGTTTTAGCGTTACCGGAGGGGGTTGTTCCCAGTGAGGCGCAGGATCGGGAATTATTTACTCTACTTTCTGACTATTATCTCAATCCTCCTAAAGCGGCTTCGGTGACTGTGGAGGATGAATTAGATTTGATGATGGTTTAG